In Streptomyces seoulensis, the following are encoded in one genomic region:
- a CDS encoding serine hydrolase domain-containing protein, with translation MPQEELSEFVKAQATELRVPGAAVGVLLEGHETYASHGVTSLSNPLPVDERTLFHLASVSKTFTATALMRLVAEGKVGLDAPVRTYVPELELADERAAASITVLNLLNHTSGLDWNLIDDGEGDRSLAGLVAKLPRLPLIAPPGARASYSQAGYNLAGRIVEKVTGLPFEQAMAVLVLEPVGLVDTVYGLSEVMVRKFAVGYNRGDDGELRPARPWAAFREGARGDNPGGGLASSVSDLLRWARFQLGDGGGVLPGSELRRMREQTVELRASTLGNGVGICWFLRDLDGLSGIGHGGSSNGQFAELLIVPERNFAVVSLANAGPGGYPFNQSVVRWTLEHYLGVVEKTAVAAPYDEARAEPVVGRYEIGAMNLDIATDGARLTLAVGIKPEIRRASDEEMPPNYPAAEIGFVPGDQDEYIVTEGGLKGQRGYFSRDADGVITGVDLAGRLFNRVAEGS, from the coding sequence ATGCCGCAGGAAGAGTTGTCGGAATTCGTCAAGGCGCAAGCCACGGAGCTTCGCGTTCCCGGTGCCGCAGTCGGAGTGCTCCTGGAGGGCCATGAGACCTATGCCTCGCACGGTGTGACGAGCCTCAGCAACCCGCTGCCGGTCGATGAGAGGACGCTGTTCCATCTGGCTTCGGTGTCCAAGACCTTTACGGCGACCGCGCTGATGCGCCTGGTCGCCGAGGGCAAGGTGGGTTTGGACGCCCCCGTGCGAACCTACGTCCCCGAGCTGGAGCTCGCCGACGAGCGGGCCGCGGCCAGTATTACTGTCCTGAACCTGCTCAACCACACCTCCGGTCTGGACTGGAACCTGATTGACGACGGCGAGGGCGACCGCTCCCTGGCCGGGCTCGTCGCGAAGCTGCCTCGGCTGCCGCTGATCGCACCGCCCGGTGCCCGCGCCTCCTACAGTCAGGCCGGCTACAACCTTGCCGGACGGATCGTCGAGAAGGTCACCGGCCTGCCCTTCGAGCAGGCCATGGCCGTGCTCGTCCTGGAGCCGGTGGGCCTCGTTGACACCGTGTACGGCTTGTCCGAGGTGATGGTCCGTAAGTTCGCTGTTGGCTACAACCGCGGCGACGACGGCGAACTGCGTCCCGCCAGGCCCTGGGCGGCTTTCAGGGAGGGCGCACGCGGCGACAATCCCGGCGGCGGCCTCGCCTCCTCGGTGAGCGATCTGCTGCGCTGGGCGCGATTCCAACTCGGCGACGGCGGAGGTGTGCTGCCCGGCTCGGAGTTGCGCCGCATGCGGGAGCAGACGGTCGAGCTGCGCGCCAGCACGCTCGGCAACGGCGTCGGTATTTGCTGGTTCCTGCGCGACCTGGACGGCCTGAGCGGGATTGGCCACGGCGGCTCGAGCAACGGTCAGTTCGCCGAGCTGCTCATCGTGCCCGAGCGCAACTTCGCGGTGGTCTCTCTGGCCAACGCCGGTCCCGGCGGCTACCCCTTCAACCAGTCAGTTGTTCGGTGGACGCTGGAGCACTACCTCGGCGTCGTGGAGAAGACTGCGGTGGCAGCCCCGTACGACGAGGCGCGGGCCGAACCGGTCGTCGGCCGCTACGAGATCGGCGCCATGAACCTCGACATCGCCACCGACGGCGCCCGGCTTACCCTGGCGGTCGGGATCAAGCCGGAGATCCGCAGGGCATCGGACGAGGAAATGCCCCCGAACTACCCTGCCGCGGAGATCGGCTTCGTTCCCGGCGACCAGGACGAGTACATCGTCACCGAAGGCGGTCTCAAGGGGCAGCGCGGCTACTTCTCCCGTGACGCAGACGGCGTGATCACAGGCGTCGACCTCGCCGGCCGCCTCTTCAACCGGGTTGCGGAAGGCTCCTGA
- a CDS encoding TetR/AcrR family transcriptional regulator C-terminal domain-containing protein, producing MPRTTLTADRIIRAAIELLDDDGLNGLNMRSLANRLGSAATAVYWHVKTKDDLVRLASDAIWHEVEPPHLGTTDWRTAATAHATSMHAMLTRHPWLVQAFGCHLLHGPAQARYNDLSLAIYEKAGFTADDADRAAAAVFTFVLGTALGAAAQVSVNRRLSKGGADAEKLMVESTTRAAESAMPSPRLRERLDTRAATEYAAAPDGTFEFGLQSILNGFETRVTIGDAGRRG from the coding sequence ATGCCGCGAACCACTCTGACCGCAGACCGGATCATCCGTGCGGCCATCGAGCTGCTCGACGACGACGGACTGAACGGCCTCAACATGCGCAGCCTGGCGAATCGCCTCGGCTCGGCCGCCACCGCCGTCTACTGGCACGTCAAAACCAAGGACGACCTGGTCCGACTCGCCAGCGACGCGATCTGGCACGAGGTCGAACCGCCCCACCTCGGCACCACCGACTGGCGCACAGCCGCAACCGCCCACGCCACCAGCATGCACGCCATGCTCACCCGACACCCCTGGCTCGTCCAGGCATTCGGCTGCCACCTCCTGCACGGACCCGCCCAAGCCCGGTACAACGATCTCAGTCTCGCCATCTACGAGAAGGCAGGATTCACCGCCGACGACGCGGACCGGGCGGCTGCTGCCGTGTTCACCTTCGTACTCGGCACCGCGCTCGGAGCCGCCGCACAGGTTTCGGTGAATCGCCGGCTGAGCAAGGGCGGCGCGGACGCCGAGAAGCTGATGGTCGAATCCACGACACGCGCCGCCGAGAGCGCCATGCCGTCCCCGCGTCTGCGTGAACGCCTGGACACCAGGGCAGCCACGGAATACGCCGCGGCACCTGACGGAACCTTCGAGTTCGGCCTCCAGTCCATTCTCAACGGCTTTGAGACCCGCGTTACCATCGGCGACGCCGGTCGGCGAGGGTGA
- a CDS encoding SDR family NAD(P)-dependent oxidoreductase codes for MSARFHDKIVLITGGSGAIARATAHAFADGHATVVLAGRDRTKLADACRQITVAGGKADWITADVTRPDDTARMVTETVARHGGLHIAFNCAGIFGTAAPVADLSPAAWSEVMDVNLTGVFLAMRQEIAHMKAHGGGTIINMASNIGAHGRRPGLSAYAASKAAVSVLTRTAAREYIADGIRINAVSPGASDTPMSYRAGETKADRDTRVAAVVPAGRVSDPAEVAAAVLWLASDDSSFVVGHDLVVDGGATA; via the coding sequence ATGAGCGCTCGTTTCCACGACAAGATCGTCCTGATCACCGGCGGATCCGGTGCCATCGCCCGAGCCACTGCCCACGCCTTCGCCGACGGGCATGCCACCGTCGTCCTCGCCGGACGCGACCGGACGAAACTCGCTGACGCCTGCCGGCAGATCACCGTGGCGGGCGGCAAAGCCGACTGGATCACCGCGGACGTGACTCGTCCCGATGACACGGCCCGGATGGTCACCGAGACCGTCGCGCGCCACGGTGGCCTGCACATCGCCTTCAACTGTGCCGGGATCTTCGGGACGGCCGCGCCCGTCGCCGATCTGAGTCCGGCCGCCTGGTCAGAGGTCATGGACGTGAACCTCACGGGCGTTTTCCTGGCCATGCGGCAGGAGATCGCCCATATGAAGGCGCACGGCGGTGGAACCATCATCAACATGGCGTCCAACATCGGTGCCCACGGCCGCCGCCCAGGTCTGTCCGCCTACGCCGCGTCCAAGGCCGCCGTCAGTGTCCTGACCCGGACCGCCGCCCGCGAATACATCGCTGACGGCATTCGCATCAACGCCGTCAGCCCCGGCGCCAGCGACACCCCCATGTCCTATCGAGCCGGCGAGACCAAGGCCGACCGTGACACCCGAGTCGCCGCCGTCGTACCCGCCGGGCGCGTCAGCGACCCCGCCGAGGTCGCCGCCGCCGTCCTGTGGCTCGCCTCCGACGACTCCAGCTTCGTCGTGGGCCACGATCTTGTCGTCGACGGCGGCGCCACAGCCTGA
- a CDS encoding MFS transporter: MTGLTPERSTESAPSGVPRPERAFALLATVQVTLIGSITILTVALPAIRADLGLGQSGLVLVGTGYSLSFGGLLLMGGALADRLGPRCVLVGGLALFAAASAAGSLAFGPWTLTGARFTQGAGAALAAPAAMALIGAVHSDTSRRARATARWGALAAVGAASGTVLSGVVLTWTSWRWLFLPPLLISLIALALVPLLLPRPPRHARPRGGLLAGLLVTTAMVTLTWGLSDWAPLPVAAGAALLGLFGFLQHRASEPLLPLRFASSPPRLASLILITVTAGALASFYFLLTLHFTGPLGYSPLRTSSTFLLPTLAVLGAGPMAGRLIAGSSARTGMLTGSATAATGLLLISGLSVCRWLLIPGLLLFPLGAGLVLSAATASAMTGTDDDASLAGALVNTVMEIGPPLVLPLLTSVALSHGSSAAFAAAAVVFVLTLPLAAVAAP; encoded by the coding sequence ATGACAGGGCTTACCCCTGAGCGATCTACCGAGAGCGCGCCGTCCGGCGTGCCGCGCCCGGAGCGGGCCTTCGCCCTGCTGGCCACGGTTCAGGTCACCCTGATCGGGTCCATCACCATCCTCACCGTCGCGCTGCCGGCCATCCGTGCGGATCTGGGCCTGGGGCAGTCCGGCCTGGTGCTCGTCGGCACCGGCTACAGCCTGTCGTTCGGCGGACTGCTGCTGATGGGCGGGGCGCTCGCGGACCGGCTGGGACCGCGGTGCGTACTGGTCGGAGGGCTGGCCCTGTTCGCCGCGGCCTCGGCCGCGGGCAGCCTCGCCTTCGGCCCCTGGACGCTGACGGGGGCCCGGTTCACGCAGGGGGCCGGCGCCGCACTGGCCGCACCGGCGGCCATGGCACTGATCGGTGCGGTGCATTCCGACACCAGCCGCAGGGCACGGGCGACCGCGCGGTGGGGTGCCCTGGCCGCTGTCGGCGCCGCCTCGGGAACGGTCCTGTCCGGTGTGGTGCTCACCTGGACGTCGTGGCGCTGGCTGTTCCTGCCGCCTCTGCTGATTTCGCTCATCGCCTTGGCCCTGGTTCCGCTGCTCCTGCCCCGTCCTCCTCGCCATGCCCGCCCCCGGGGCGGCCTGCTCGCGGGGCTGCTCGTCACCACCGCGATGGTGACGCTGACCTGGGGGCTGAGCGACTGGGCTCCGCTCCCCGTCGCGGCCGGCGCGGCGCTGCTGGGCCTGTTCGGGTTCCTTCAGCACCGGGCGAGCGAACCTCTGCTCCCGTTGCGCTTCGCGTCGTCCCCGCCTCGCCTGGCATCCCTGATCCTGATCACGGTCACGGCGGGGGCACTGGCCTCCTTCTACTTCCTTCTGACGCTGCACTTCACCGGGCCGCTCGGCTACAGCCCGCTGCGTACCTCGTCCACCTTCCTGCTGCCCACACTGGCTGTTCTGGGCGCAGGCCCCATGGCGGGACGTCTGATCGCCGGATCGAGTGCCCGAACCGGCATGCTCACCGGATCCGCCACAGCAGCCACCGGGCTGCTGCTCATCAGCGGTCTGAGCGTTTGCCGGTGGCTTCTCATACCCGGACTGCTGCTGTTCCCGCTCGGCGCCGGTCTGGTCCTCAGCGCAGCGACCGCGTCCGCCATGACAGGGACGGACGACGACGCCAGCCTGGCGGGAGCGCTGGTCAACACCGTCATGGAGATCGGCCCCCCGCTCGTCCTGCCCCTGCTCACCTCGGTGGCCCTGTCTCACGGCAGCTCCGCGGCATTCGCCGCCGCGGCCGTCGTCTTCGTGCTCACCCTCCCCCTGGCGGCTGTGGCCGCACCCTAG
- a CDS encoding penicillin-binding transpeptidase domain-containing protein, whose translation MHVVADGAPADDNVVSTATAFLSSWQASDTYRAAQLTTNPRQARIELGAFRRHTGVTSVTLSPGHTVGATMPFKVVAHIDHGGTSATWTYHSRLAVVRDSPTGRDRVSWHSNVIHPSLPDGGGYTLRPFTEAVAPTVTDNQGAPLKATDHPGLRQILHQLQDRYPDREHQILGIRLSSDGDSGAGRIVATLKSGRAAGIRTGVDAAVQKAVDAAVAGQPGASVVVVRPSTGDVLAAATPAGTDLSPAVEGVQAPGQAFELVTTAALLEHKAVTSHGRVDCPASATVTGRTFTTPGGWHAQGTPFTDVFAHACDTAYVQLADALTGDELAAEARDVFGLGLDWHTGVTTADGAVPVLKGADKAAAAIGRGEVRLNTLDLASVTATVQNGSFRQPMFVDPKTSGQTRAHTRRVLPGRVADELRALMRGYAQEADTDGAAFGGVADQFQDSPEPIVGWFTASRGDLALAVTAPEKTHRPDNAGDVARAVLDAASG comes from the coding sequence ATGCACGTAGTCGCCGACGGCGCCCCCGCTGACGACAACGTCGTCTCCACTGCGACCGCGTTCCTGTCCTCGTGGCAGGCGAGCGACACCTACAGGGCCGCGCAACTCACCACCAACCCCCGGCAGGCGCGTATCGAGCTGGGGGCGTTCCGCCGGCACACCGGGGTCACCTCCGTGACTCTGTCCCCCGGCCACACGGTCGGCGCCACCATGCCCTTCAAGGTCGTCGCCCACATCGACCACGGCGGAACCAGTGCGACCTGGACCTACCACTCGCGGCTCGCCGTCGTCCGAGATTCCCCCACCGGACGAGACCGTGTCTCCTGGCACAGCAACGTCATACATCCCTCCCTGCCGGACGGGGGCGGCTACACCCTGCGACCCTTCACCGAGGCGGTCGCGCCCACCGTCACCGACAACCAGGGCGCCCCTTTGAAGGCGACGGATCATCCGGGCCTGCGTCAGATTCTCCACCAGCTCCAGGACCGCTACCCCGACCGGGAACACCAGATCCTCGGGATCCGACTGTCCTCCGACGGTGACAGCGGCGCAGGCCGGATCGTCGCCACCCTGAAGTCCGGGAGGGCGGCAGGCATCCGCACCGGCGTGGACGCCGCTGTGCAGAAGGCCGTGGATGCCGCGGTGGCCGGACAGCCGGGTGCCTCCGTTGTCGTCGTCCGGCCCAGCACCGGTGACGTACTAGCCGCTGCCACCCCTGCCGGAACAGACCTCAGTCCGGCGGTGGAAGGCGTGCAGGCGCCCGGCCAGGCTTTTGAACTCGTCACCACCGCAGCCCTCCTGGAACACAAAGCGGTCACCTCCCATGGCCGGGTCGACTGCCCCGCCAGCGCCACTGTCACGGGCCGCACCTTCACCACCCCGGGTGGCTGGCATGCTCAGGGCACCCCGTTCACCGACGTGTTCGCCCACGCCTGCGACACCGCGTACGTACAGCTCGCCGACGCACTCACCGGTGACGAGCTCGCCGCCGAAGCGCGCGACGTATTCGGCCTGGGCCTGGACTGGCATACCGGCGTCACGACAGCCGACGGTGCCGTCCCCGTCCTGAAGGGAGCGGACAAGGCGGCCGCCGCCATCGGCCGGGGCGAGGTGCGCCTCAACACCCTCGATCTCGCATCCGTCACGGCGACCGTTCAGAACGGTTCCTTCAGGCAGCCGATGTTCGTGGACCCGAAGACCAGTGGACAGACCCGCGCCCACACACGTCGTGTGCTCCCCGGCCGCGTGGCGGACGAACTGCGGGCTCTGATGCGCGGCTACGCTCAGGAAGCCGACACCGACGGAGCCGCTTTCGGTGGCGTGGCCGATCAGTTCCAGGACTCCCCGGAGCCCATCGTCGGTTGGTTCACCGCCTCCCGCGGTGACCTGGCACTCGCGGTCACGGCGCCGGAGAAGACCCACCGCCCGGACAACGCGGGGGATGTCGCGCGAGCTGTCCTCGACGCCGCCTCCGGGTGA
- a CDS encoding VOC family protein, translating to MRVIAFDHLVLNVADIERSLSFYTGPLGLVPVRVEEWRAGEAPFPSVRVSPTTLIDLVEVSHGRGLEGSNVDHICLVVEPLDWQQSIESGTFTVLDGPGKRFGARGIADSVYVQDPDGNIVELRWYPHEA from the coding sequence ATGCGCGTGATCGCCTTCGATCATCTCGTCCTGAACGTCGCCGACATCGAGCGCTCCCTGTCCTTCTACACCGGTCCGCTGGGGTTGGTGCCGGTGCGTGTGGAGGAGTGGCGAGCCGGTGAAGCACCGTTCCCGTCCGTACGGGTGAGTCCCACCACTCTCATCGACTTGGTCGAGGTGTCCCACGGGCGAGGGCTGGAGGGCTCCAACGTCGACCACATCTGTCTCGTGGTCGAGCCGCTCGATTGGCAGCAGTCCATTGAATCAGGCACTTTCACGGTGCTGGACGGTCCTGGCAAACGCTTTGGCGCCCGGGGCATCGCCGACTCCGTCTACGTACAGGACCCGGACGGCAACATCGTGGAACTGCGCTGGTACCCACACGAGGCCTGA
- a CDS encoding LysR family transcriptional regulator, protein MDLQQMRYVLAVAETANFTRAAERCHVVQSALSHQVARLEKELGARLFERTSRRVWLTPAGEAFLPAARQALEAAERARAEVAATTGAIRGRLTIGSIPTVAAVDLPAVLQDYHVRYPQVRISLRTGSSERFIDQVRAGELDAAFLGVPPGFRSQGVHDRELAQGRHVAVVAPSHRLAMDREVELRLLADELFVDFAEGSAARAQSDQAFTAAGLHRDVAFEVSGIELMVRMVRNGLGIALLPAAFDAERHGLRVVPITDGPVRVERLVWSRSTPSPAAAAFLGLLDSDATASTA, encoded by the coding sequence ATGGATCTCCAGCAGATGCGCTACGTCCTCGCGGTGGCGGAGACGGCGAACTTCACCCGCGCCGCCGAGCGATGCCACGTCGTCCAGTCGGCGTTGAGCCACCAAGTGGCCAGGCTGGAAAAGGAGCTGGGCGCCCGGCTGTTCGAACGGACCAGCCGCCGGGTCTGGCTGACTCCTGCCGGAGAGGCGTTCCTGCCTGCGGCTCGCCAGGCGTTGGAAGCCGCCGAGCGCGCCCGGGCAGAGGTGGCGGCGACCACCGGCGCGATACGGGGCAGACTGACCATCGGATCGATCCCGACCGTGGCGGCTGTCGACCTCCCGGCGGTGCTCCAGGACTACCACGTGCGCTACCCCCAGGTGAGGATCAGCCTTCGTACGGGCTCCAGCGAACGATTCATCGACCAGGTGCGCGCCGGCGAACTGGACGCGGCGTTCCTCGGGGTCCCACCCGGATTCCGGTCCCAGGGCGTGCACGACCGGGAATTGGCACAGGGACGGCACGTGGCCGTTGTCGCTCCGAGTCATCGGCTGGCCATGGACCGGGAGGTGGAACTCCGCCTTCTGGCGGACGAGCTGTTCGTCGACTTCGCCGAAGGCAGCGCCGCCCGGGCTCAGTCGGACCAGGCATTCACCGCCGCCGGGCTGCACCGCGACGTGGCCTTCGAGGTCTCCGGCATTGAACTCATGGTCCGGATGGTCCGCAACGGATTGGGGATCGCCCTGCTGCCCGCGGCCTTCGATGCCGAACGGCACGGACTACGAGTGGTACCCATCACTGACGGACCGGTCCGCGTGGAGCGCCTGGTCTGGAGTCGGTCCACCCCGAGCCCCGCCGCTGCCGCCTTCCTCGGCCTGCTGGACAGCGATGCGACCGCCTCGACTGCCTGA
- a CDS encoding amidohydrolase family protein: protein MIIDAHSHVHDPVHRHIALLDEAGVDRAVLFSTRPHPERATNLAAFRREMSVLDETISGRSTSLDDFEAARRELEAACAEHPDRFIGFGKVRLDRPSRRIAEDVEREVVGRGFRGIGELSPPPDGAGRLEPVLRAASDHSGLPVVVHGFAPTTVGDLATLSALARRYPSVPLVISQLGGLNWLKAVELARETSNMYLELSTANIVFAVRLAIEEVPDRTLFGSDAPYGDPLLARAIVERVTKPGALRDRVLGGTLAELLGL from the coding sequence TTGATCATCGACGCGCACAGCCATGTCCACGATCCCGTGCATCGTCACATCGCCTTGTTGGACGAGGCGGGAGTCGACCGCGCGGTGCTCTTCAGCACCCGTCCGCATCCGGAACGGGCCACTAATCTGGCCGCGTTCCGGCGTGAGATGAGTGTGCTGGACGAGACGATCAGCGGGCGGTCCACCAGCCTGGACGACTTTGAGGCCGCGCGGCGGGAACTTGAGGCTGCATGCGCGGAGCACCCCGATCGTTTCATCGGTTTCGGCAAGGTCCGGCTGGATCGGCCGTCCCGGCGGATCGCGGAAGACGTCGAGCGCGAGGTCGTCGGTCGTGGCTTTCGCGGCATCGGCGAGCTGAGCCCGCCCCCTGACGGTGCTGGCCGGCTCGAGCCCGTCCTGCGCGCAGCCTCCGACCACAGCGGTCTGCCCGTTGTCGTCCACGGGTTCGCGCCGACCACGGTGGGTGACCTCGCGACCCTGTCCGCTCTCGCGCGCCGCTATCCGTCCGTTCCCCTGGTGATCAGTCAGCTCGGCGGACTGAACTGGCTGAAGGCCGTCGAGCTGGCCCGGGAGACCTCGAACATGTACTTGGAGCTGTCGACGGCGAACATCGTCTTCGCGGTCCGACTGGCCATCGAGGAGGTACCCGACCGTACTCTGTTCGGTTCCGACGCCCCCTACGGCGACCCTCTTCTCGCCCGTGCCATTGTCGAACGCGTGACCAAGCCGGGTGCGCTGCGAGATCGGGTCCTGGGAGGCACCCTGGCGGAACTGCTGGGTCTTTGA
- a CDS encoding MerR family transcriptional regulator — translation MLIGELARRSGVSERLLRHYERVELIHSERRANGYREYDDPTVETVRRVRVLLAAGLPTRIIRQILPCTTDEAALRPCPGVLSSLRDQLSVLDQRAADLETARHLLRRTIAATENAMHPASATRSPQGPGPDAGGPAN, via the coding sequence GTGCTGATCGGTGAGCTGGCGAGGCGGTCCGGAGTCAGCGAACGCCTGCTGCGTCACTACGAGCGCGTGGAGCTGATTCACTCCGAACGCCGCGCCAACGGCTACCGCGAGTACGACGACCCGACCGTCGAGACCGTACGGCGCGTCCGCGTTCTGCTGGCCGCTGGCCTGCCCACCCGCATCATCCGCCAGATCCTTCCCTGCACCACGGACGAGGCCGCGCTGCGCCCGTGCCCTGGCGTGCTCAGCAGTCTCCGCGATCAGCTGAGCGTCCTTGACCAGCGTGCTGCCGACTTGGAAACCGCACGCCATCTTCTGCGCCGGACCATAGCCGCCACCGAGAACGCCATGCACCCCGCATCTGCGACGAGATCACCTCAAGGGCCGGGTCCCGACGCGGGTGGCCCAGCCAACTGA
- a CDS encoding lysylphosphatidylglycerol synthase transmembrane domain-containing protein codes for MIIDAHLAALAVRYPSVPLVVSQLGGLRPTLRNLLAALRELGFAPVTAQRLDQTTERRGTAGRDTTLGIGSDRCRRYVVILEDGASLDVTLVDREQQARAFFHRARHSLLMRPICERRGLKSLRHALERETLLTHAAIAAGARTPKLLAASELGPDAVMLVHEHVRGRSLDTLDDDDVSEQVVDSAWEQVRALHTRRIAHRRLTGDALLVDESGRIHLTGLQDGEVAAGDLLLRMDVAQLLTTFALRVGPERSVSCATRVLGPDAVAGSLPLLQPLVFSRSTRDTLRRHAKERAEREREAVPAAVEPVGLALSEGADGLKATRAGRDIDERAREESLARVQEDDILAQIRRQVLRVRPQAPVAPVRLERIKPRTLIALITSAFAVHYLFSQLVSFDFGAVFQEADWTWVVVALTFSALTYVAAAMSLLGFVPEKVLFGKTVLAQFAASLVVMPAAVGGVALNTRFLQRNRVRSGHAVASVGASQLAAGVIHALLVLVFGYMAGTRHTEILSPSSSRVVIGGLLTAAVLVLVMVTVPYLRRFVMTRMRTLLAGVVPRMLDLLQHPRKLLTGVGGILMFNLCFCACLDASVRAFGHSLSYSTIALVYLVGSAAGSAVPTPGGIGAIETSLVTALTLAGLPENVAFPAVLLHRLLTFWLPILPGWAPFVWLTRKQLL; via the coding sequence TTGATCATCGATGCGCACCTGGCGGCGCTCGCGGTCCGGTACCCATCCGTTCCGCTCGTGGTCAGCCAGCTCGGTGGTCTCCGGCCCACGCTGCGCAACTTGCTGGCTGCCCTGCGTGAGCTCGGCTTCGCACCGGTCACCGCGCAGCGTCTGGACCAGACTACCGAGAGGAGGGGGACCGCGGGCCGAGACACCACCCTAGGTATCGGCTCCGATCGCTGCCGCCGCTACGTGGTGATCCTGGAGGACGGTGCATCACTGGACGTCACCCTGGTTGACCGCGAGCAGCAGGCGCGCGCCTTCTTCCACCGCGCTCGCCACAGCCTGCTGATGCGTCCGATCTGCGAGCGGCGGGGCCTGAAATCGCTGCGCCACGCGTTGGAGAGGGAAACGCTGCTCACCCACGCCGCGATAGCTGCAGGGGCACGCACACCGAAGCTGCTCGCAGCCTCCGAGCTTGGCCCGGACGCGGTCATGTTGGTCCACGAGCACGTCCGAGGCCGCTCGTTGGACACGCTTGACGACGACGATGTCTCTGAGCAGGTGGTGGACAGTGCCTGGGAGCAGGTGCGGGCCCTGCACACGCGGCGCATCGCTCACCGGCGGCTCACGGGGGACGCGCTCCTGGTGGACGAGTCGGGCAGGATCCACCTCACCGGCCTGCAGGACGGCGAGGTCGCCGCCGGGGACCTTCTGTTGCGCATGGACGTCGCCCAGTTGCTCACCACATTCGCCCTGCGAGTCGGCCCCGAGCGCTCGGTCTCCTGCGCCACGAGGGTGCTCGGCCCGGATGCCGTCGCGGGCAGCCTTCCGCTGCTCCAGCCGCTGGTGTTCAGCCGCTCCACCCGCGACACGCTGCGCCGCCACGCGAAGGAGCGCGCCGAAAGGGAACGCGAGGCGGTGCCGGCAGCCGTCGAGCCGGTGGGGCTTGCCCTCTCCGAGGGGGCCGACGGACTCAAGGCCACGCGGGCCGGAAGGGACATCGATGAGCGGGCGAGGGAGGAGTCGCTGGCGCGGGTCCAGGAGGATGACATCCTCGCCCAGATCCGCCGGCAGGTGCTGCGTGTCCGCCCGCAGGCGCCGGTCGCCCCGGTCCGGTTGGAGCGGATCAAGCCACGAACCTTGATCGCCCTCATCACCAGCGCCTTCGCCGTCCACTACCTGTTCTCCCAGCTGGTCAGCTTCGACTTCGGTGCCGTCTTCCAGGAGGCTGACTGGACGTGGGTCGTCGTGGCGCTCACCTTCTCCGCCCTGACCTACGTGGCGGCTGCGATGAGCCTGCTGGGCTTCGTGCCCGAGAAGGTCTTGTTCGGAAAAACTGTCCTGGCACAGTTCGCGGCGTCCTTGGTCGTGATGCCGGCCGCGGTCGGCGGCGTCGCGCTCAACACCCGGTTCCTGCAGCGCAACCGGGTGCGGTCGGGGCACGCGGTGGCAAGTGTCGGCGCGTCACAGCTGGCCGCCGGAGTCATCCACGCTCTCCTCGTGCTCGTTTTCGGCTACATGGCAGGGACGCGGCACACCGAGATCCTCTCGCCGTCCAGCTCCAGGGTGGTCATCGGCGGGTTGCTCACCGCGGCCGTGCTCGTTCTGGTGATGGTCACGGTCCCGTACCTGCGAAGGTTCGTCATGACCCGGATGCGGACCCTGCTCGCGGGTGTCGTGCCGCGCATGCTCGACCTGCTGCAGCATCCCAGGAAGCTGTTGACCGGTGTCGGCGGCATCCTGATGTTCAATCTCTGCTTCTGCGCCTGTCTGGACGCCTCGGTGCGGGCGTTCGGCCATTCGCTGAGCTACTCGACCATCGCGCTCGTCTACCTTGTGGGTTCTGCGGCCGGCTCGGCCGTTCCCACGCCGGGCGGGATAGGCGCGATCGAGACGTCGCTCGTCACGGCGCTGACCCTTGCCGGGTTGCCCGAGAACGTCGCTTTCCCCGCGGTGCTGCTCCACCGCCTGCTCACCTTCTGGCTGCCGATACTTCCCGGCTGGGCCCCATTCGTCTGGCTGACCCGTAAGCAGCTGCTCTAG